In the Pontibacillus sp. HMF3514 genome, GAATCGGAGAAACGACCATCGAAAAGAATTTAGATCCGTTTTTTTCAGGGTCCTCTAACCAATCCTTTTCTTCCTGATGTACATATACAGGCACATTAAAATGATCACGCACTTCATCAAGAGCACCGATATGGTCAAAGTGAGCATGTGTGAGTAAGATGGCTTTTGGAGTTAACTCCCTACGTTCAATCATACGAATTAACTTTTCAGCATCCCCTCCTGGATCAATAATTAACGTTTTTTTGTTCTGTTCAATAAGATAGCAATTGGTTCCTAAAGTGCCTAGTGGCAGTTGTTCTACTTCCATGTGTAGACCCTCCTAAAAAGTTTATAGAAACTATCACGAATATCTCGACAAATAAATGAAAGTGGTTTAAAATGTATGAGGAGTAAAGAAAAGATACATATTAATTATAGTAATAAACATGCTCACCGTGTGCAAACGGTGTATTTGAATTAGGGAGGTTAGGGTAAAATGGTATTAGCCATCATGTTACTTTTTGTTACCATTCTTTGTGCTCTTGCTGTATTTCGTGAACTTAAAACGAATAACTTCTTTGCCGTAGCATTCGCTGGCATCTCAACGCTTGTATTTGGATTCTTTTCCATTATGACGATTATTTCTCAGTTCACTTCTTCTGGTGGTGGACACTAAAACCTTGATGAACAAGGTATAGTAGTACTCGTAAGATAAATCCCCTCAATTATTGAGGGGATTTTTTAGTTTCTAAGAAGATTCATGTTGAAAAAACTGCTTTAGCTGCATTTTCTTATTGAAGAAGTAACGATACATCCCCAATGTGATATAGATCGCACTCAAGGATACCGCTGAAAAGATAGAGAGTGATATAACAAGTTGATATTTGATAGCCATAACCGGGCTGACTCCTCCCAAAATCAACCCTGTCATCATCCCCGGTAGTTGGACAAGACCCACCGTCTTTAATTTATCAGCATTTGGGATTAGCGAGGCCATTAAAGTTCTTTGCACTATAATATGAGAAGCTTGCTTAGGTTCAGCCCCTAGCGACAATGCTGCTAGTAAACGTCCTTCATTTTCTTTGAATTCACTTTTCATTCTTTCTAATGCTAACCCCATCGCTACCATTGAGTTACCAATGACCATACCACTCATCGGAATAACTTCAGAAGGTGTGAATTCAATCATATCTGCTACAAGCCATAAAGAAAGAACGCTCACTTCAATAATGACAAGCCCAAACAGAATCGTCCATAAAACGTTTGGTAGACCTTCCCCCTTTTTCTTAGCATGGAAGCTTGCAACGATAATCATGACTGAAATCATAAATGGGATACCGATATAAGGTGGTAAATCAAATAAGTAATTCAGTGCATAACCAATGAGGAACAACTGAATCGTTCCCCTAATGGAAGACCAAATAATATCCTTATTCTGTCCTAACTGATAATAATATGACAAGGAGAGTGGAACTAGAACAAATACAATTAAAAAGAGTAATGACTGATTCGATATTTCTGGCGACACACTCTCAACCTCCTCGATAAACTAAACAAGAAATGATTGCAGTTCTTCTGTTTTTGGTTTTTCTAGCATATCTGGCAGCTGGCCGTGTTCTATAATTCGTCCATCTTCGAGAAATACCCCTCGATCCCCTAACCGCTTTGCCTGACTTAATTGGTGGGTAACCATAACCATCGTTATATTATGCTTCTCAATAAGCATCGATAATACCTCTTCAATATCTTCTGTTGTCTGCTCGTCCAATGCACTTGTAGGTTCATCCAGTAACAATATATCGGGCTTATTCGCTAAGGTTCTCGCTAATGAAACACGTTGCTTTTCCCCACCTGAAAGTTGATCTACAGATCTATGTAAATAATCAGTAGGGAGTTGAACATATTCCAATAATTCTTCACCTTGTTTGTCTTTCCATTCATTCACCATAGAAGGTCCAAATTTCAAATTTTCTAAAACGGTTCCTGGAAATAAATGAGGAGCTTGCAAAACAAGACCTATTTTTCTTCGAAGTTTGGGGATCTTATAAGATTCATAAGGCTGTTCGTAAAACGAAATAGAACCCTCTTCTGGATCCAAGATACGATTAAAAAGATGAAGAAGTGTACTTTTCCCGGATCCTGAAGGTCCAAAAACGATAACACGTTCACCTGGGTACACATTTAGATTAATATCTTGTAAAGGTCCATACCGAACGTCTTTCAGCCTTATAATAGGTTCTCCTTCATTCATAATAGTTCATCCTTTTTTACGTAATAATGTAAGCCTGTAAAAATACCCTCAAATCATTATAAAGATTATGACACGTCGAGTATGGAAAATCAAAGAAAGTGTTACATCTCCATACTTTTAAAACATATGGGTTTTACCTTCTTCAAATGATCATTAAAGGTTGACCAAGGTAAAGGATTAATTCCCTTTCCCACCTCTACTGTGTATCCCTCTCGCTTATAGTCTTGAATAAACCAATCTTTATACCCAGCGTAGCTGTCAATTGTATGGACAGGCTCATAACCACTTACAGCCTGAAAAGCCCCAACTATTGATTTTGCTTGAGATGGCTCTTTATTTTGATAGCCCCAATAAATGACTTCTCCCTGAGAGTGGAAAGCTAAGACTCTGTGAAAACTACTTTTCTGAGTAAGATCATAAATAGCCTTAGATTCTGGTTCAGATAATGGCTTCTCCCCAGGGTAATCCCTAAAGTTTGGATCTTGAGGCTTACGTTGTTTCTCAACCTCCCAATGGGCAGGGAATTGATTGTTCAGATCAACACCTCGAATATTCGCTTTCCAAGAGGTGAAATTGACGTGATTATGATTGGCTTTATTAACTAAGTCCTTATACGCTTTTGCTATTTCAGAACCATGCATAAATAAATTTACGCCGTCAGGGTTGACCATTGGCACTACTGATAAACGAGTTGATGAGAAGAGTTCTTTTTCTAACTGTCTACCATGAATGATTCCCTCTGCATACTCTTCGACAACCTTTAAAAGTAGAGGAGTCGTAATCCATTCATTAGCATGAAAAGCTCCATTCCAATGTACTCGCTTATCCCCTTCTCCTATTTTAAGTTCCAGTAATGGCTCACCTAAAACAGAATAGCCAATTGTATGAACCTTGATAAAATCATAATGTTCACTAAGTTTATAAATATCATGCTTTAATTGTTCTGAATCATAAAGCTTCGTTAGTGTTATAGCACCCATTTTTTATTATCCCCCTTTACTACATGATATGTAAGGAAGTGAACGAAAAAAATAAAACCCTTCATTTTCTAGAACATAAAAAAAGCAAGAGCCTCTGAGAGGTTCTTGCTTTTTTGTAGCTTTTCATTTCTCTATTTTTCAGCGTTACTTAAATCCATTTGTTTATTCTTGAAATCATAGAAACGGAATAGATCTCCGTAAATAATGCTATCAGAGTAATCTAATTCTTTTTGAGCTTTCTTCTTGAGTGGTTCACATTTTTGTGATTCCACTTCTTCACCCGTTTCACGATCATAACATACGTTTTTAGCGTACAGATAATTTTCAGAGATAAAGCTTCCATCACGCAGAACTACAAATGGATCTTTATCGTTTGTAAACATGTCTGTACCGAATTGAATATCCTTCTCATTATCAATACCTAACATATTCAAGATCGTAGGTTTTACATCGATTTGACCCGTTGGCTTAGAAATTACACGATCATCTTCATGTCCTGGAATGTGGACAATAAATGGTACACGCTGTAATTGAGTGTGCTCAAATGGGCGAATTTCTTTACCAATAAACTTAGATGTTGCAGCATCATGATATTGACTGATTCCATAGTGGTCACCATAAATCACAATAATCGAGTCTTTATATTGACCGGAATCCTTCAGTTGTTGGAAGAACTGCTTAATCGATTCATCCATATAACGAACCGTCGTCACGTATTGGTTTAATGTTTTAGAATTTGTATCTAATTTATCAATGTTTTGATCTTCCTCAGGCAATTCAAACGGGAAGTGGTTCGTTAGCGTAATAAACTTCGCATAGTATGGTTCCTTCAGGTTATTTAAATATTTCATGGATTGTTTGAAGAATGCTTTATCATTTAAGCCCCAACCTATGCTGTTTTCTTTGTTCACATCATAGTACTGCTCATCAAAGAAATTATCATACCCTAATGAGTCATACATTACGTTTCGGTTCCAGAAACTGCCATTATTCGCGTGGAATACGGCTGACGTATATCCATACTTACCAACAATCTCAGGTACGGCGTTATACTCATTTTGAGAATGTGTAAAGAACACAGCACCTCTTGATAATGGATACATTGAATTCTCAATAATGAATTCTGAGTCAGATGTTTTTCCTTGCTCTGTTTGATGATAGAAGTTTTCAAAGTAATAACTATCATCAATTAAGTCGTTTAAGAACGGTGTAATTTCTTTTCCGTTTACTTTCTTATCAATCACAAAACTTTGTATAGACTCAGCAGAGATATAAATTACGTTCTTGCCTTTAGCTATACCTTCTAATTTTGAAGATTGGTCGCTCTTAATTTCTTTATTAGTATATTGCTCAATATCACTCATTTCACTTCCATCTGCAAAAACACGTTGCGCTTTAGTTTTTGAGTGAAGCGCAGCATCATAAATGTGATAGTTAAAGATTCCAATGTTTTTAACTAAATATTCACGGTCAAATGTACGCATGAATAACATTGGGCGTTCCATTTCTGCTAATACAACGTTACCTACTAATAGAGCTAAAGCTAAAGCAGTTGCGCTTAGTTTAGCTTTACGTGCTGTAACCTGCATGGATGGCTTAACTTTACGGCTCAAATAATAGACCAAGATGACATCAGCAAAAATCAGTAGGTCTGGTGCGTAAATTAAACTTAATATACTGGAACCTAGATCGCTTGCGTTGCTCGATTGAAATAATACTGGTATCGTCAAGAAATCCGTAAAGCCTCGGAAGTAAATAACGTTAAAGTACAAGATTAACGTTCCAATTAATGAAATTCGTCTTGTGAATTTGATTTGTCGCTCCGGTTTAAACCAAGCAGCAAATGTAAAGAATAAAAATGCTGTGGCAAAAGGGTTTATTAATAATATTAATTCTTGTAATTGATTTTCAATTGATAGATTAAATATTAAACGATATACAAAATAGGTTTTTACCCCAAAGAGAAGAGCGGCAATTGCATAAAATGGTAGATTTCGTCTTTGTTGCATATTTTCTTTTCCTCCTCTTGTTATGAACTTGAACAAGATGTTTTAAGCTACGTCTTATACTAGTAATACTTATTTCCACTTTTCATAGTGTTCTAAACAACCAACACACTATTTGACGGTTATTCTAACATAAAAGTTTCACATATTTATTACTAATTTTTTACACCCACTTAACACCCTATTCATTTTATTAAACGATTATGTAAAAATAAACCCTACAAAAGTAGGAACCAATGAGGATCACTCGATTTTTTAAGGTTCACGACTGTTCCATTAATAACCGTATCAACCTACCATTCCCAAGAAGGCCAAATAAATAAACCTCTATTTTAAAATTAAAATAGAGGTTTTAGTTCTTGTTGTTACTTACCACTCTTTTGTTTTGCTAAATAAGCTGCTCCTAGTACTCCTGCGTCATTTCCTAGAGAAGCGATCACAAATTCAGCTGCCTGACTAGTTCTCTTTAACGCATTATGATCAAACACCTTACGAAGTGGGTTTAGAAGCTGATCTCCTGCTTGAGAAACACCGCCACCAATGACAATTCGTGTAGGGTTAATTACAATCGCTAAATTCGCGATAGCTATACCCAGGTAATGAATGACTTCATCGAGAATGCTCTGTGCAGTCTGATCTCCTTTAGCAGCTTCTTGGAAGACATCTCGAGCGGATATGGCTTCATTTTGCCTTAGTATTTCTTGAAGCGTTGTCTTTTCTCCCGCTTCAATTGCATCATAAGCAGAACGGACAATTGCCGTAGCTGATGCCACAGTTTCTAAGCAACCTTTTTTACCACAATTACATGGTCTACCATTTTCTGTTTTAGCGGTCATATGACCTATTTCAGCTACAGTTCCATTTGCCCCGTGTAACAGCTGACCATTACCGATAATGCCACCACCAACACCTGTTCCAAGTGTAACAGCAATTAAATGATCCGCCTGACCTCCTGCACCTTTCCAATTTTCACCTAGTGCAGCTAAGTTCGCATCATTTTCTAGCCATGCATCATAACCGGTCTCTTTTTTTAAGGCAGTTGTTAAATGATAATTTTCCCATCCAATATTGACAGCGGTATAGATAAAGCCTTCTTCTACATCTACAAACCCAGGAGCTCCAACACCTATACCTATAAATTGCTCATGTGACAGGTTTAAATCCTCTTGCTTAGATTTAATAGAAGCTGCAATATCCTGAACGATACTTGATCCATTTCCCTCTTTATTCGTTGGGATTTCCCACTTAGAAAAAATGTCTCCATTATATGTAATAAATGCCAACTTAACGGTTGTTCCTCCGATATCGACTCCTATAAAATTACGGTTCTCCATAACTCCATCATCCTTCGTCTTTTTGTTTCTTTTGTTTAGAGGCTTCCTGACGTAATATTAATATCCCCATTTGAAAATCTTCTTTCGTTATACATTGAGATTTGTACAGTTCCTTAAGTTCATCTTCCATTAGTTCTAAATCAGCAATTCGATCACCAAGATAGATAAATGTACCAAATGTTTTTAATAATTGTTGAACATCATAAACAGTTTTCATATATATCACCACATAATATTATAGCAACGTCTCAGGGGAAATGAAATAACGGAATCCTTCTATACGTTCTCACACAAAAACCCTGATATTATTTATCAGGGTCTTGTGGATGTAAGAATGCTGGTCTTCGGTTCTTAAGCGGCATTGGGGTACGTAAAAATACATCACGGAATGCACGGTAGTTAAATGGAAGAAACGGCCATAAATATGCCGTGTTAAAGGTATTCAAACGAACTAAATAGAGAATCCATACCGTTGTTCCTATAGCTAAGCCTTTCACCCCAAATAACGCAGTTAATATGAGTAACCCTAACCTTGACATTCTATTGGCTAAGCTAAGCTCATAGCTCGGCGTACAATAGGTGCCTATAACGGCTGCTGCTAGATAGAGGATTACCTCATTGGAGAATAACCCAACTGCTACTGCGACTTGCCCGATTAGAATAGCGGCTACAAGCCCTAAAGCAGTAGCTAAAGCTGAAGGAGTATGAATAGCGGCCAGCCTCAGTGTATCTATCCCGACTTCGGCGATTAAAAATTGCGCGATGAGCGGTATCACCCCTACTTCCGTTGGGCCAATAAACTGGAGACCTTGAGGTAGCAAAGATGGATCGATTGAAAATAAGTAGTACAGTGGTAAAACAAAAATTGAAGCAAAAACTGCAAAAAATCTAACGAACCTTAAATAAGCACCCACTGATGGCTTTTGTCGATACTCTTCAGCATGCTGTAAATGATGCCAAAAAGTAGATGGGGTAATCATTACACTTGGTGAACCATCAATCATTATCAAAATATGTCCTTCATAAAGATGGGCTGCCGCTGTGTCCGGGCGCTCTGTATAACGTATGGTTGGGTATGGACTCCAGTGCTCTCCACTCAAAAATTCATCAACTGTTTTTTCTGCCATTGGGAGAGCATCGGTGTCGATTAATTCCAGTTGTTCTCTCAGTCTTTTTACCCTGTCCATATCAGCAATGTCCTCCAAATAACTGATACAGATATCTGTTTTAGATCTTCTCCCTATTTGCATATATTCCATACGTAATGATCGATCGCGAATTCTTCTTCTTGTTAAGGCTGTATTAAATACAATCGTTTCGACAAAACCATCTCTTGAACCACGGACCACTCGTTCTACATCTGGTTCTTGGGGGCCCCGAACAGGATAGGTTCGGGCATCAATCATAATGATTTTATCATTAATACCTTCTACTACTAATGCTGTCGGTCCTGCTAATACCCAATCCACCGCTTCATTGAGATCATCTTTAGTTTCTAGCTCAACATAAGGGATATAGGTTCTTAAGAGTTTCTCTAATGGCTCTGGTTCAAGTTGATCGGGATCTAACCTAGATAGGCCTTTCATTAAGTAATGAAGAATGTCATCTTTTACAAATCCGTCTATTGCAAAAAGAGACATTTTACGCCCAGCATATTCAAGGTCTAGGTATATGATATCAAAGCTTTTATCTACACCCAGTCGTTCTTTCATGTACTCGACGTTTTGATCGTAATTATGAAACATTGGTTGCTTTTCCACGGTCTCACCTAACTTTCAAAGGTCTAATTTCATTGTTTGCACAAACCTTTGAAAGAATACATTTTTAAGCGTTTGAAATGTAAAATGCCCCACCTTCATTAGGTAGGGCATATAAATCAATTATACTAATTTCGACTGAACATAAGCATGTAATAAATTGTACGTATGTTCTATTGAACGTTGATGTGTACGCTCGAACGCATGAGACGCATCAATACCCGGACCAATTAAAGCATGTTTCACATCAGCTCCAGAGCGAATCGCTGCAGAAGCATCAGATCCATAGTATGGATAAATATCAATTTCATAATCCACACTCTCTTTTTGAGCCAGTTTTACTAGATGCTGACGAAGTAAATAATGGTAAGGACCAGATGAATCTTTGGCACAGATCGATACAACATATTCTGTGGTGGTCTGGCCATCTCCAATAGCTCCCATATCAACAGCTAAATATTCCACTGTTTCTTCCGGAATACTCGCATTCCCGCCGTAACCAATTTCTTCGTTATTGGAAATGTAAAAGTGGGTTGTATAAGGCAATCGAATATTTTCTTGTTTCAGCTGAACGATGAGTTGTAATAAAATCGCTACGCTTGCTTTATCATCTAGGAAGCGAGATTTTACAAAACCAGAGTCTGTCGTTTGAAAGCGCGGGTCAAATGAAATAAAGTCTCCAACTTCAATGCCAAGACCTCTCACATCTTCAGGGTTGTGAACTTCTGCATCAATACGAACCTCAATATTGTCATCATTACGTTTGGCTTCGCCACCATTTTTATACACGTGAACAGACGTCTGGTGCATTAGAATCGTTCCAGAATACGTTTCACCACTTGCTGTATGTATATTACAGTATTCACCTTCTACACTATTCCATCTAAAGCCACCAATCATTGAAAGCTTTAATGTTCCATCAGATTTAATTTCTTTAACCATCGCACCAAGTGTGTCTACATGTGCTGTTAGTAAGCGATGCTGATTGGTGTCTTCTCCTTCTATAGTTGCAATTAGAGCACCTTTTTGCGTTATTTTTGTCGTAACTCCAGAAGATTTAAGGAAGTTTTCACAAAAATGAATGCATTCATCCGTGTACCCTGAAGGGCTTGGAATAGAGACTAATTGTTCTAATATTTCTGTAATGGGTTTCGCTTGTTTCATTTTCTCTCCCCTTTCATTTCATATCCTTCCATATTCTATCATACATTTGAATTACAGAGGATGTCCAAGAAAAGGGGACGAAGTGATGAGAAGAGCCGTATTGATTATTATTCTTTGCCATATTATTGCTTTTATAGGTGTGTTAGTTTTAAAACCGAATAAGGAAGTTTCTGTGGTTAAGTTTTTTCCATTAGATGAGGTAAAACGGTTTGATGAGACTTTTACGGACCTTACGCTACTCTCTGAGAGTGATGAAGATGAGTATGATTTTATGTGGAAAACAGTATCAACCCTAGAGGAACCTGTATATTTACGCCAAGATGTTTCTTTACTATATATGGATGGACATTTAAAAGGAGTCTTAAGCAAGTGGAAAGAAAATGGTCAAAACCTTTTTCAGGAACAAAAGATTCATGGGGAAGACAGTAGTCATTATCAAGCTGTTACGTTTCATCACGGAGAAATTCATTATCCTGATGACAAGATTAAAAGTATACAAGACATGTCTCGTGCAGAATTATATGTGATCGACTCACCTTTAACACCTTTAGAATCTTTTACTTCACCACAAAACCAATCGCAGGAAGACTGGAAAAGAAAGCTAGATCATGCTACAGAACAACAGCTTAATTATCAATGGAATCAACTAATCGAACATTATCAAATACCAAAAGAACAATATGAAATTATTCCTCTTACAGAACTACCCGACTATGAAACAAAACCCTTCCCAAAGCTAACGGCCGAACAAACCCAACAAGTAATTGGACAGCTTTGGGAAGGATTATATAAAAATTATGTGCTTCAGTTTACTGATGATTCTAAAGAGGATATCAATAGTTATGTTCCCCTTGTTCTTGTAGACCGTGATGGGAAACACTTACTCGTATTATTTGAAGATATGAATCAGAGAAAGCAACGTTTAATCCAATACTATCCTGACTTTTCCAGCGACTGAAGAAGCTCTTGAAACCGCTCATCTTCCGGATTGTTTTGAACAGCTTTACGAGCATGTTCAAGCGCTTTCTCTGAGTTTTGTTTTTGCTGATAAAATATACTTAAATTGTAATGAGCTAAACCGAATG is a window encoding:
- a CDS encoding DUF2759 family protein → MVLAIMLLFVTILCALAVFRELKTNNFFAVAFAGISTLVFGFFSIMTIISQFTSSGGGH
- the fetB gene encoding iron export ABC transporter permease subunit FetB, translated to MSPEISNQSLLFLIVFVLVPLSLSYYYQLGQNKDIIWSSIRGTIQLFLIGYALNYLFDLPPYIGIPFMISVMIIVASFHAKKKGEGLPNVLWTILFGLVIIEVSVLSLWLVADMIEFTPSEVIPMSGMVIGNSMVAMGLALERMKSEFKENEGRLLAALSLGAEPKQASHIIVQRTLMASLIPNADKLKTVGLVQLPGMMTGLILGGVSPVMAIKYQLVISLSIFSAVSLSAIYITLGMYRYFFNKKMQLKQFFQHESS
- a CDS encoding ATP-binding cassette domain-containing protein, whose product is MNEGEPIIRLKDVRYGPLQDINLNVYPGERVIVFGPSGSGKSTLLHLFNRILDPEEGSISFYEQPYESYKIPKLRRKIGLVLQAPHLFPGTVLENLKFGPSMVNEWKDKQGEELLEYVQLPTDYLHRSVDQLSGGEKQRVSLARTLANKPDILLLDEPTSALDEQTTEDIEEVLSMLIEKHNITMVMVTHQLSQAKRLGDRGVFLEDGRIIEHGQLPDMLEKPKTEELQSFLV
- a CDS encoding M14 family metallocarboxypeptidase, which codes for MGAITLTKLYDSEQLKHDIYKLSEHYDFIKVHTIGYSVLGEPLLELKIGEGDKRVHWNGAFHANEWITTPLLLKVVEEYAEGIIHGRQLEKELFSSTRLSVVPMVNPDGVNLFMHGSEIAKAYKDLVNKANHNHVNFTSWKANIRGVDLNNQFPAHWEVEKQRKPQDPNFRDYPGEKPLSEPESKAIYDLTQKSSFHRVLAFHSQGEVIYWGYQNKEPSQAKSIVGAFQAVSGYEPVHTIDSYAGYKDWFIQDYKREGYTVEVGKGINPLPWSTFNDHLKKVKPICFKSMEM
- a CDS encoding LTA synthase family protein; translation: MQQRRNLPFYAIAALLFGVKTYFVYRLIFNLSIENQLQELILLINPFATAFLFFTFAAWFKPERQIKFTRRISLIGTLILYFNVIYFRGFTDFLTIPVLFQSSNASDLGSSILSLIYAPDLLIFADVILVYYLSRKVKPSMQVTARKAKLSATALALALLVGNVVLAEMERPMLFMRTFDREYLVKNIGIFNYHIYDAALHSKTKAQRVFADGSEMSDIEQYTNKEIKSDQSSKLEGIAKGKNVIYISAESIQSFVIDKKVNGKEITPFLNDLIDDSYYFENFYHQTEQGKTSDSEFIIENSMYPLSRGAVFFTHSQNEYNAVPEIVGKYGYTSAVFHANNGSFWNRNVMYDSLGYDNFFDEQYYDVNKENSIGWGLNDKAFFKQSMKYLNNLKEPYYAKFITLTNHFPFELPEEDQNIDKLDTNSKTLNQYVTTVRYMDESIKQFFQQLKDSGQYKDSIIVIYGDHYGISQYHDAATSKFIGKEIRPFEHTQLQRVPFIVHIPGHEDDRVISKPTGQIDVKPTILNMLGIDNEKDIQFGTDMFTNDKDPFVVLRDGSFISENYLYAKNVCYDRETGEEVESQKCEPLKKKAQKELDYSDSIIYGDLFRFYDFKNKQMDLSNAEK
- a CDS encoding ROK family glucokinase, with the translated sequence MENRNFIGVDIGGTTVKLAFITYNGDIFSKWEIPTNKEGNGSSIVQDIAASIKSKQEDLNLSHEQFIGIGVGAPGFVDVEEGFIYTAVNIGWENYHLTTALKKETGYDAWLENDANLAALGENWKGAGGQADHLIAVTLGTGVGGGIIGNGQLLHGANGTVAEIGHMTAKTENGRPCNCGKKGCLETVASATAIVRSAYDAIEAGEKTTLQEILRQNEAISARDVFQEAAKGDQTAQSILDEVIHYLGIAIANLAIVINPTRIVIGGGVSQAGDQLLNPLRKVFDHNALKRTSQAAEFVIASLGNDAGVLGAAYLAKQKSGK
- a CDS encoding YqgQ family protein, whose product is MKTVYDVQQLLKTFGTFIYLGDRIADLELMEDELKELYKSQCITKEDFQMGILILRQEASKQKKQKDEG
- a CDS encoding spore germination protein, with product MFHNYDQNVEYMKERLGVDKSFDIIYLDLEYAGRKMSLFAIDGFVKDDILHYLMKGLSRLDPDQLEPEPLEKLLRTYIPYVELETKDDLNEAVDWVLAGPTALVVEGINDKIIMIDARTYPVRGPQEPDVERVVRGSRDGFVETIVFNTALTRRRIRDRSLRMEYMQIGRRSKTDICISYLEDIADMDRVKRLREQLELIDTDALPMAEKTVDEFLSGEHWSPYPTIRYTERPDTAAAHLYEGHILIMIDGSPSVMITPSTFWHHLQHAEEYRQKPSVGAYLRFVRFFAVFASIFVLPLYYLFSIDPSLLPQGLQFIGPTEVGVIPLIAQFLIAEVGIDTLRLAAIHTPSALATALGLVAAILIGQVAVAVGLFSNEVILYLAAAVIGTYCTPSYELSLANRMSRLGLLILTALFGVKGLAIGTTVWILYLVRLNTFNTAYLWPFLPFNYRAFRDVFLRTPMPLKNRRPAFLHPQDPDK
- a CDS encoding M42 family metallopeptidase, coding for MKQAKPITEILEQLVSIPSPSGYTDECIHFCENFLKSSGVTTKITQKGALIATIEGEDTNQHRLLTAHVDTLGAMVKEIKSDGTLKLSMIGGFRWNSVEGEYCNIHTASGETYSGTILMHQTSVHVYKNGGEAKRNDDNIEVRIDAEVHNPEDVRGLGIEVGDFISFDPRFQTTDSGFVKSRFLDDKASVAILLQLIVQLKQENIRLPYTTHFYISNNEEIGYGGNASIPEETVEYLAVDMGAIGDGQTTTEYVVSICAKDSSGPYHYLLRQHLVKLAQKESVDYEIDIYPYYGSDASAAIRSGADVKHALIGPGIDASHAFERTHQRSIEHTYNLLHAYVQSKLV